In the Pedobacter cryoconitis genome, ATAGGGTTGAACTTCCCTTAAAGGATCAATAATTGCCGCCTCACCATTGCTCTCAATATAATAAGCTGCCTCGGCCAGACAGCCTGTATAAATTTGCTCTATTTTCATCCAGAATATGTTTTTTATATTATGCTGTTAACTCACCGCGCAAAGATTGCTCCATTAGGCTTGCAATTTCAGTATTTGTAAGATTTTGACCCATCAAGTACATTAGTTTGGTTACGGTCGCCTCAAATGTCATATCAAAACCGCTGATAATACCCATTTGCTGTAGTTTTTTACTGGTTTCATACTTTCCAAGCTCCACTGACCCACCCTGACATTGTGAGATATCAACAATCAGTTTACCTTGGTCTATGGCAGCTTGCAAACTATCAATAAACCATTGTGCGGTTGTTGTATTACCAGATCCGAAGGTTTCCAGCACGATCGCATCTACTGAAGATGTCGTAATCGCCTGAACAGCTTGCGGGGTAATGCCAGGATATAATTTCAGCACCCCGATATTGGCATTGAAATTTGACTGCACCACTAATGGTTCTTGTGGAAGATCATGAATATAATTCGTATAAAAAGAAAGGCTCACTCCTGCTTCTGCCAGAATGTGATAGTTTGGAGACTGAAAAGCTTCGAATTTCTCTGAATTATATTTGATGGAACGATTTCCGCGGAACAATTGGTAATCGAAATAAATACAAACTTCAGGTACCATTGCTACCCCGTTATTTTTAGTGGCGACAATTTCAAGAGCAGTGATCAGGTTTTCCTTGGCATCTGTCCGGATTTCTCCAATAGGCAGCTGCGAACCGGTCAGCACGACTGGTTTCGACAGGTTTTTCAGCATAAAGCTCAGTGCAGAGGCCGTGTAAGCCATCGTATCAGAGCCATGCAATACAACAAATCCATCATAATCCGCATAGGTATCTTCAATAATCCTTGCCAGCTCCGCCCAGATAATAGGGTCCATATTGGAAGAATCCAGAATGGGATCAAAAGAGTGTACCGACAAATGATAGTTCAAACGGGCCAGTTCAGGTACATTCTGCTGGATTTGTTCGAAGTCAAAAGGAATTAATGAACCCGTCAGCGGGTTGTTGACCATACCGATAGTTCCACCTGTATAGATAATGAGAATTTTTGTCATGTAAAGCTAGACGTTAAATATTTTGATAGAATTAGCTGTAGTTACTTCTGCTACTTTTTCCACAGGGATATGATAAATGTCAGCAACTTTCTGTGCAATGTACACCAGGTAACTGCTTTCATTCGGTTTGCCTCTGTAAGGTACCGGTGCAAGGTATGGCGAATCGGTTTCCAGTACCAGGTGTTCCAGGTCAATATGCGAAAGCACTTCGTCCAGACCAGCCTTTTTATAGGTAACCACACCACCTATCCCTAAATAGAAACCTAATTCAATTGTTCTTTGTGCTTGTTCCAGGTTACCAGTAAAACAATGAAGAATCCCTCTCAGATCCTCTCCTTTTTCTGCTTCCAGTACTTCAAAGACTTCATCGAAAGCTTCCCGGCAATGAATCACAATCGGAAGCTTTAATGCCTTAGCCCATTTGATTTGTTCATAGAAAGCATCTTGCTGTATACCTAAGGTAGTTTTATCCCAGTAAAGGTCAATACCGATCTCGCCAATCGCGTAAATCTTTCTGCCTGCTATACTTTGATGAATTTCTTTCAATACTTCCTTGTATCCTTCTTTGACTTCGCAAGGATGCAGCCCTGCCATTGCAAAACAGTTATCAGGATACTTCCGCACCAGGTCATCGATCTTTGCGATGGAAGAGATATCAACATTAGGAAGGAATAAACGGTCTATATTATTTTCGAAACAGCGCTGAAAAAGCAGCGCCTGTTTTTCTTCCTCCGTTTCGTAATACAAATGTGTATGCGTATCGGTTAAAAACATAAAACAAAGTTAATAAAAAAACCCTGTCCGGATTACCGGACAGGGTTTATACGTTTGATTAAAATCAAAATTATTTTTTAGCAGCAGGAGCCATAACCGGCGCTGCAGCTGCAGGCGCACCTGTAGGTTTTTTGATATCAGTAATTTCTACATCAAAAGCCAATGGAGAGAATGGAGTAATACCGCCTTGTGGCATTCCACCTTCACCGTAAGCTAATTTTGAAGGAATGATCAAAGTGATCTTTCCACCTTTACCAATTAACTTCAAGCCTTCGTCAAATCCTGGAATTGCTCTCCCGATAGTAAATGGACGTGGGCCATATTGTGCCATTGCATTGAATTTACCTGATTCTTTAGCTACTTTTTCGACACTTGTATCAAAAACGCTTTCTTTACCATCAGATTTTTTAGTCAGTAATTTACCAGTGTAATTTACCATTAAAGTATCTGTAGGTGTAGCTCTTTGTGCATCACCAGGAGCTGTAATTACATATTGTAAACCAGAAGCAGTAGTTTGTACTTTTAATTTATTGTCTTCGATAAAGTTTTTGATTTTACCTGCTTCAGCAGCTTTATGTTTAGCAACTGTAGCCTGGAAATCTTTCTGGAAAAACTCAGTCGCTTTTTTCTGGAAAGTTGAATCAGCTTCACCTTTAGCTTTATGCATTACTTTTTCGATCTTCACAGTGAAAACCATGTATTTATCTTTTTGAGTGGCTGGTTTTGGCTGGTTTGAATATTTAGCCATTGAATCCAGGTCAATTTTGAAAGTAGCACTATCGCCTTCTGCTAATAACATTAAAGCGTCAGAGATATCTCCTGCCCATTGTTTTTTAGATACAGGGAATACAGCTGGTTGCTGAATATCATAAGTACTGCTGGTTACTGAATCTTTCTCAGTTTTCTGAATTGCATTGATTTTGATAATATCACCTTCAACGATTTTATCTTTTCCTTCGGTCTTGTGGATGGTGTACATCAGGCCTCCCGGACCTTTTTTGAAGTTGTTACAAGCTGCTAAACCAAGTGTAGCGGCAAAAAGAATTACTAATGTTTTTTTCATTTTAGATTTATTGTGTTTTATTTTAATTTCATGAGGTACGTTTCAACTATCCTGCAATTTATACAATCTCCGCCTGACGTTCCATTTTATTTGTTTGTTTTTTCTTTTAGAGTCTAAATTTAAACAGACGCTTACAAAAAGCAAGTTTAAGCAAACTTTAAATTAATTACTGCAATAATTGTGTTTTATACTCTGGTAAAATAGATTTAAAGTGTGCAATGGTGTCTTCCAGGTTCAAATCAGAATACCCGCCTGCTGCATTTCTATGCCCGCCACCGTTGAAAAACTTCTTACAAATCTCATTCGCAGGAAAATCACCTGTTGAGCGCAAAGATAATTTAACTTTATCCGTTCTTTCAATGATGAAGGCAGCTAATTTGATTCCATTGATAGATAGTGCATAGTTTACAATACCTTCTGTATCACCAGTAACGATGCTGAAACGCTTAAGTTCTTCGGCAGTAACTGAAATAATAGCAGTATTAAATTCTCTGATGATTTCCAGTTTATTGGTCAGACAGTTCCCCAGAAAACGCAAACGGTTTTCTGTAGCATTGTCATACACTAATTGATGGATACGCCAGTGCTCTGCACCTGCATCAATCAGATCAGCACCAATACGGTAAACTGTAGAAGTTGCAGAAGGGAAACGGAATGAGCCTGAATCGGTCATAATACCAGTATATAAACAGGTAGCAATGTCTTTGTTCATCATTTCACCATCGTTCAGTTCATTGACAATAAAGTCATAAACCAATTGGGCCGCTGCACAAGCATTGATACTCCAGTGTCTGTAATCGTCAAAATCTTCGGGATCAAGGTGATGATCAATCATGATTTTATAGGCAGATGAATTCCTGATTACTTCTCCCAGCTCGTTGATACGGCTCAGGGTATTGAAGTCCAGACAGAAGACCAATGCAGCATCAGCAACTAATTGCTCCGCTTCTTCTTTGGCTTCTGTATAAATCATTACATCAGAGTTATTGGGTAACCAGTGTAAGAAATACGGATAATCTGTTGGGGTAATTACGGTTACATGATGTCCTTTCTGGATCAAATATGCATATAAGCCCAAAGAAGAGCCCATAGCATCGCCATCAGGTTTATGGTGTGTAGTAATTACAATTTTCTGCGGCGTTGCCAGCAATGTTTTGAGTTGGGAAAGGGATAGCATAGTTTTCGCTGCAAATCTAATAATTTAATAAATAGGATGCTGTTTAATTTTAATCAGATGTACCTGAACATTTTTCTAAAGCCTTCTTTTATTTAGCGCTTTAATATTAACTATAGAAAATGTAATTTTGCAAAATAAATAATACAAAGATGACTACAAACAGAACATTTACAATGATTAAGCCAGATGCAGTTGCAAATGGACATATCGGAGCAATTATCAATGACATTACTGCTGCTGGTTTCAAAATCATTGCTTTAAAATACACTCAATTAACAGCTGAAACTGCTGGTAAATTCTATGAAGTACACAAAGATCGTCCATTTTATGGTGATTTAGTTAGCTTCATGTCTTCAGGACCTATCGTAGCTGCTATTCTTGAAAAAGATAACGCAATTGAAGATTTCAGAAAATTAATCGGTGCTACTAACCCTGCTGATGCAGCAGAAGGTACTATCCGTCAAAAATATGCTAAATCTATCGATGCGAATGCTGTTCACGGATCTGATTCGGATGAGAATGCTGCAATCGAAGGAGATTTCTTCTTCACTGCTGCTGAACGTTTCTAGTTTTTGCCTGAATAAAATTATAAAATAAGCACTCTTATGGGGTGCTTATTTTCGTTACGACAACATTGAACCAATTCTAAAGATGAAGAAATTAATCATTACCCTTTTGATTCCTTTTTGCGGTTATGCGGTAACTGCACAAACTAAACGTAAACCTGCAACTAAAAAAGCACCTGTAAAATCAGCTGTTGCTCCAGCAAAAATGATCAGCCTTGCAGATTCAGCAAGTTATGCCTTCGGTATTTCTATGGGTTCCGGCTTAAAAACGAATGGTCTTAAAACATTAAACTACGATTTACTGATTAAAGGCTTGAAAGCTGCTTTTCAGGGACAAACACCCTTATTAAACGAGCAGGCTTCTCAAAAAGCAATTGGAGACCTTTTTAAAATAATTACTATGGAAAAATATGCACCGCAGATAGCCAAAGAAAAAAGCTTTCTGGAAGGCAATCTGAAACAAATCAATGTTAGAAATACGCCAAGTGGCTTACAATATATTGTAATCACACCTGGAGAAGGGCCAAAACCAACCGCTACAGACAATGTACTGGTCAACTATAAAGGTACTTTACTAGACGGTAAACAATTTGACAGTTCTTATGATAGAAAAGAACCGCTTTCGATTGCAGTCAACAGAGTAATTCCAGGATGGACAGAAGGTTTACAATTGATGTCTCCGGGTGCGAAGTATAAATTCTTCATCCCTTACAACTTAGCTTACGGTGAACGTGCGATGGGAAAAGACATTCCTGCCTACAGTATGCTGATTTTTGAAGTTGAATTATTAAAAATAAACGGTAAATAATATTTTTAAAAACCATTTCATAGCCGATTTGTTGTGACTAAATAAATTAACACACTATGGAAATTAAAAGATATTTACCACTCGCATTAGTAGCTTTAGTTATGACAACTTTAAGTAGCTGTCAACTTATAGAGGGGATATTCAAGGCCGGAGTCTGGTCCGGTATAATTGTAGTTGTAGTAGTGCTTGCCCTTATTATATGGGTAGTCAGCAAAATATTTGGTGGCGGAAGTAAAGGCTAATCACTATAAGAATACAATTTCATTGATGACCTCTGAACCGGCACGTTCATTCAGTTTCTGGATGATGCCGGTTCTAACCATTAAGAGCTCATTTTTAATAACTGAAGATTCTATCCGGACAAATAACTTCTTATGCGCAATATAAATTTGTGTAGTCCGGTTCCCAATTGCAGTTCCCATAATTTCGGGCCACATGGCCACTACGCCTGTTTCATCGAACTTCCCCTTTAACCTATAGACAGACAGCATTTTTGAAATGGCATCTTTCAAGGTCATATCATTAGGTTTACGCATGTTGTATCCCTCCGTTTATTACTTCAAATAAAGTTACGGGAACTTTGATCTTATCGAAAATATTCAGGACTCTTTCTTTCCCCGTATCGGTAATAAAAATCTGTCCGAAGTCATGGTGAGAAACCATTTCCATCAGTTTATGCATCCGGCGTTCGTCGAGCTTATCAAAAATATCATCTAATAACAATAAAGGTTTGAAGCCTTTATATTTTTCCACATAAGCATACTGTGCGAGTTTTAATGCGATCAGGAAAGATTTCTGTTGTCCTTGTGAGCCAAATTTCTTTAAGGGCATATCAAGGATGGTGAAAATCAGATCATCTTTATGGATTCCGGTAGTTGTTCTTTCGAGTACTTTATCTTTTTCTACAGTTTGCAGCAGTAAAGTTTCAAATGGAGTATCATTTAACTGAGATTGATAAGTTAAACAAACCTGTTCTGCATCTTCTGTCAGATATTGATAGTACTTATTAAACAGTTCTATATAATCTACCATAAATTGTTTGCGCTTCGCAAAAATCTTCTCTCCGCAACCAATCAGCTGTTCATTAAAGATTTCAAGCAAAGCTGGGTCATAACGGCGTGTAGTAGCGATCTGCTTTAGTAAAGCATTTCTGTTAAGCAGATGCCTGTTGTATAACATCAGTTCGTCCAGGTATTGTGAATCGGTCTGAGAGATCACATTGTCCATAAACTTACGGCGCTCTTCGCTCCCATCCATAATGATCGTGACATCATAAGGCGAAATCATGACCAATGGAAACAGGCCGATATGACTGGCCAGTTTATCGTATTCTTTTTTATTCCGCTTAAATTGCTTTTTCTGATTCTTCTTGACACCACAGGTGATCTTCTCGTTTTTTTCCTGACGGTCGAAATCGCCCTGGATCATAAAAAGTTCTTCTGCAGTTTTGATCTGCTGACTATCAATCGGATTGAAATAGCTCTTGCAAAGGCACAGGTAGTGGATCGCATCGAGTAAATTGGTCTTCCCGGCACCATTATTCCCAATAAATGCGTTCACCGTTTTTGAAAACCGTAAATCAGCATCAGAATAATTCTTGAAGTTGAGCAGAGTAATGTTTTTTAACCACATAGTATGAGATTGCAAAGTTACCGTTTAGCTTTGTTAAAAGAAGCTGATCTACAGATTTGTTTCATCATTATCCTATTCACATCTAATTCAGGAAGTTCGAAAAACAGTTATGATGAAAATTTTTATTTAAATACTGAAAAAGAGGTTGATACTTTAACCGAAAAATGTATTTTTGCAATCCTTAATTTTTTTAAATAAAATGTCCACAACAGAAAAAGAAGTAAATCATAACGTTAGAAAAGGTTCATTCTTAGAGGAAAACTCTAAAAGCCTTTTATTCATTGCCGCAGCGGTAATCGTATTAGTGATCATATACTTTTGGTATCAGAATGTATATTTAAAGGACAGAGCTGAAGAGGCTTCTGCAAAAATGTACAAAGCAGAACAATATGTTGGGGTAGATTCTCTGGCCAATAAAGCGATCACCGGAGATGCAGGTTATCCTGGATTTGAAAAAATCGCTGAAGAATATAACAATACTAAATCAGCGAACTTAGCAAATCTTTACCTTGGTGGGATTTATTTACGTAAGGGGGAATACAAAAAAGCAACTGAAGTTCTAGGCAAATATTCAGAAACAGGAAGTCCTGTTGCGGATCCACTGGCATTAGGAATGTTAGGTGATGCTTACAGTGAGCTGAAAGATTACAGCCAGGCAATCACTTATTACAAGAAAGCAGCTGACAAATCAAGTAACAAGTTTACTTCTCCATTGTTCCTTAAAAAACTAGGATTAGTTTACGAATCACAAAAAGACTATAAAAATGCAGAAGACGCCTACAACAAAATCAAAAATGAGTTCCCTGCAAGTCAGGAAGCTACCATGATTGATGAGTACATTGCGCGTGTTACTGCTGCACAAGGAAAATAAAATTTAAAAATTTTTGACAAAGGCCTGCATTTTATGCGGGCCTTTTTTTTGTTTTAATACTTACATTTGCACCATGGCATCACAATTAAAAAATCTATCTGACTTTTCTCATACTACTGTTCCTGATGGCGCAGCTTATAAAATCGCTATTGCAGTTGCTGAATGGAATGCAGAAGTAACTGGCAGCTTGTATAAAGGTGCTTTAGAAACACTTTTAAAACATGGCGTTAAAGAAGAGAATATTATTTCTTTAGCTGTTCCGGGAAGTTTTGAATTGACTGGCGCAGCAGAGATCCTGTTGAAGAAACATGCAGATCTTGATGCAGTAATCTGCCTTGGCTGTGTAATACAGGGAGAGACCAGACATTTTGATTTCATCTGTGATGCGATAGGTAACGGGATCACTCAGGTAGGGATTAAATATAGTAAACCAGTTATTTTTGGTGTATTGACAACCAATGATTTACAACAAGCTTTAGACAGATCTGGTGGCAAGCACGGTAACAAAGGTGATGAGGCTGCTTTCACAGCAATAAAAATGGCTCATTTCTTGCATACAGCATAATAAGGAATTGCTTTTTTTTCTGGAATAGTGTAGATTAGCGAAAGAATAATCAAAATCTACGCTCATGAAGAAATTAGCAATAGTGTTACTGGGAGTATTCTTTGCAATAACAGTTTTAGAGTCTTGCTCTAACCGTATCTGCCCGGCATACAGTTCGTATCCAAAAGGCAACCGGAGAAAGTAAGCCGGACAAATTAAAATAGAAATTAGATGGAGTGGAAGAACATAACTGATCCAGAACAGATCAGTGGGATAAAAACGCAGGAAGGCTATAGTTTAATTTTTAAACACAGCACCCGTTGTTCAGTGAGTATGATGGCAAAAAAACGTTTTGAACTGGACTGGGACATTATCCCTGAAGGGACAAAGCTATATTTTCTTGACCTGATCAGCCATCGTGCAATTTCTGCACAGATAGCTGAAACATTTCAAGTTCACCATGAGTCTCCTCAGATCTTATTGATTAAGGATGGCGATTGTGTACTGGATGCCTCTCATAGTGATATCTCGGCCGATGAAGTAGCCGAACTGATTAATAATTAAAAGAAATAGTTTTCTTTAAGTCAGGGTGAAGGCTGTAAAATACCGGACAGGTATTTGCAGACCTTTCAATAATCTTTTTGTCTTTATCAGAATAGTTATTTGCAGGGAACTGGAGGACAGCTATAATTTCAGCTACTCTTCTAGGGCCTTCTGCCATAATTTTCGTGATTTCGCAGGTAGCTCCGTCAATATTAAAGCCATGTTCTGCTGCTGCAATCCCAACAATAGTGATCATACAGTTTCCCAATGAGGTAGCTAGCAGGTCTGTCGGTGAAAACGCCTCTCCTTTACCTTTATTGTCTACAGGTGCATCAGTAATGATTTCATTGCCCGAACGTAAGTGAACAGAGGTAGTTCTCAATCCTCCGTTATAAGTTATTTTTGAAGTTGCCATATCAGGTTGTTTTTTAGGTCAGCTTAAATTCTGGTTAAGCCTGCTTTACAAGATTAACATAAATTATTTACGAAATCAATATGCTTAGCACGTGTATTTGCCGTAGTTTGTCATAATTTAATCGTTTTTAAGCATAACATTACACCTTACATACATTCCATGTTTATAACAATTCAAACCTATTGCTTAACTTTGCTGCATGATCGAACTTCCGGTTGTTTCAGCAAACCCAGTACAACGTAAACCAGATTGGCTTAGAGTTAAGCTTCCTGTAGGTAAAGAGTATGCGCAGGTGCGCAGTCTTGTAGATACCCATAAATTACATACCATTTGTGAAAGTGGCAATTGTCCGAACATGGGCGAATGCTGGGGTGCAGGCACGGCAACATTCATGATCCTTGGTAACATCTGTACCCGCTCCTGCTCTTTTTGTGCAGTGGCAACAGGCAGACCAAAAGCTGTGGATACAGATGAGCCTAACCGGGTTGCAAATTCAGTGAAATTAATGCAGGTTAAACATTGCGTAATTACTTCGGTAGACCGCGATGATTTAAAAGATGGCGGCTCTATTATCTGGGCAGAAACTTTACAGGCTATCCGCAGA is a window encoding:
- a CDS encoding asparaginase, producing the protein MTKILIIYTGGTIGMVNNPLTGSLIPFDFEQIQQNVPELARLNYHLSVHSFDPILDSSNMDPIIWAELARIIEDTYADYDGFVVLHGSDTMAYTASALSFMLKNLSKPVVLTGSQLPIGEIRTDAKENLITALEIVATKNNGVAMVPEVCIYFDYQLFRGNRSIKYNSEKFEAFQSPNYHILAEAGVSLSFYTNYIHDLPQEPLVVQSNFNANIGVLKLYPGITPQAVQAITTSSVDAIVLETFGSGNTTTAQWFIDSLQAAIDQGKLIVDISQCQGGSVELGKYETSKKLQQMGIISGFDMTFEATVTKLMYLMGQNLTNTEIASLMEQSLRGELTA
- a CDS encoding TatD family hydrolase, whose protein sequence is MFLTDTHTHLYYETEEEKQALLFQRCFENNIDRLFLPNVDISSIAKIDDLVRKYPDNCFAMAGLHPCEVKEGYKEVLKEIHQSIAGRKIYAIGEIGIDLYWDKTTLGIQQDAFYEQIKWAKALKLPIVIHCREAFDEVFEVLEAEKGEDLRGILHCFTGNLEQAQRTIELGFYLGIGGVVTYKKAGLDEVLSHIDLEHLVLETDSPYLAPVPYRGKPNESSYLVYIAQKVADIYHIPVEKVAEVTTANSIKIFNV
- a CDS encoding FKBP-type peptidyl-prolyl cis-trans isomerase, with the translated sequence MKKTLVILFAATLGLAACNNFKKGPGGLMYTIHKTEGKDKIVEGDIIKINAIQKTEKDSVTSSTYDIQQPAVFPVSKKQWAGDISDALMLLAEGDSATFKIDLDSMAKYSNQPKPATQKDKYMVFTVKIEKVMHKAKGEADSTFQKKATEFFQKDFQATVAKHKAAEAGKIKNFIEDNKLKVQTTASGLQYVITAPGDAQRATPTDTLMVNYTGKLLTKKSDGKESVFDTSVEKVAKESGKFNAMAQYGPRPFTIGRAIPGFDEGLKLIGKGGKITLIIPSKLAYGEGGMPQGGITPFSPLAFDVEITDIKKPTGAPAAAAPVMAPAAKK
- a CDS encoding DHH family phosphoesterase, whose translation is MLSLSQLKTLLATPQKIVITTHHKPDGDAMGSSLGLYAYLIQKGHHVTVITPTDYPYFLHWLPNNSDVMIYTEAKEEAEQLVADAALVFCLDFNTLSRINELGEVIRNSSAYKIMIDHHLDPEDFDDYRHWSINACAAAQLVYDFIVNELNDGEMMNKDIATCLYTGIMTDSGSFRFPSATSTVYRIGADLIDAGAEHWRIHQLVYDNATENRLRFLGNCLTNKLEIIREFNTAIISVTAEELKRFSIVTGDTEGIVNYALSINGIKLAAFIIERTDKVKLSLRSTGDFPANEICKKFFNGGGHRNAAGGYSDLNLEDTIAHFKSILPEYKTQLLQ
- a CDS encoding nucleoside-diphosphate kinase, which produces MTTNRTFTMIKPDAVANGHIGAIINDITAAGFKIIALKYTQLTAETAGKFYEVHKDRPFYGDLVSFMSSGPIVAAILEKDNAIEDFRKLIGATNPADAAEGTIRQKYAKSIDANAVHGSDSDENAAIEGDFFFTAAERF
- a CDS encoding FKBP-type peptidyl-prolyl cis-trans isomerase, which translates into the protein MKKLIITLLIPFCGYAVTAQTKRKPATKKAPVKSAVAPAKMISLADSASYAFGISMGSGLKTNGLKTLNYDLLIKGLKAAFQGQTPLLNEQASQKAIGDLFKIITMEKYAPQIAKEKSFLEGNLKQINVRNTPSGLQYIVITPGEGPKPTATDNVLVNYKGTLLDGKQFDSSYDRKEPLSIAVNRVIPGWTEGLQLMSPGAKYKFFIPYNLAYGERAMGKDIPAYSMLIFEVELLKINGK
- a CDS encoding DUF721 domain-containing protein — encoded protein: MRKPNDMTLKDAISKMLSVYRLKGKFDETGVVAMWPEIMGTAIGNRTTQIYIAHKKLFVRIESSVIKNELLMVRTGIIQKLNERAGSEVINEIVFL
- the recF gene encoding DNA replication/repair protein RecF (All proteins in this family for which functions are known are DNA-binding proteins that assist the filamentation of RecA onto DNA for the initiation of recombination or recombinational repair.) gives rise to the protein MWLKNITLLNFKNYSDADLRFSKTVNAFIGNNGAGKTNLLDAIHYLCLCKSYFNPIDSQQIKTAEELFMIQGDFDRQEKNEKITCGVKKNQKKQFKRNKKEYDKLASHIGLFPLVMISPYDVTIIMDGSEERRKFMDNVISQTDSQYLDELMLYNRHLLNRNALLKQIATTRRYDPALLEIFNEQLIGCGEKIFAKRKQFMVDYIELFNKYYQYLTEDAEQVCLTYQSQLNDTPFETLLLQTVEKDKVLERTTTGIHKDDLIFTILDMPLKKFGSQGQQKSFLIALKLAQYAYVEKYKGFKPLLLLDDIFDKLDERRMHKLMEMVSHHDFGQIFITDTGKERVLNIFDKIKVPVTLFEVINGGIQHA
- a CDS encoding tetratricopeptide repeat protein; amino-acid sequence: MSTTEKEVNHNVRKGSFLEENSKSLLFIAAAVIVLVIIYFWYQNVYLKDRAEEASAKMYKAEQYVGVDSLANKAITGDAGYPGFEKIAEEYNNTKSANLANLYLGGIYLRKGEYKKATEVLGKYSETGSPVADPLALGMLGDAYSELKDYSQAITYYKKAADKSSNKFTSPLFLKKLGLVYESQKDYKNAEDAYNKIKNEFPASQEATMIDEYIARVTAAQGK
- the ribH gene encoding 6,7-dimethyl-8-ribityllumazine synthase translates to MASQLKNLSDFSHTTVPDGAAYKIAIAVAEWNAEVTGSLYKGALETLLKHGVKEENIISLAVPGSFELTGAAEILLKKHADLDAVICLGCVIQGETRHFDFICDAIGNGITQVGIKYSKPVIFGVLTTNDLQQALDRSGGKHGNKGDEAAFTAIKMAHFLHTA
- the ytxJ gene encoding bacillithiol system redox-active protein YtxJ; this translates as MEWKNITDPEQISGIKTQEGYSLIFKHSTRCSVSMMAKKRFELDWDIIPEGTKLYFLDLISHRAISAQIAETFQVHHESPQILLIKDGDCVLDASHSDISADEVAELINN
- a CDS encoding OsmC family protein, whose protein sequence is MATSKITYNGGLRTTSVHLRSGNEIITDAPVDNKGKGEAFSPTDLLATSLGNCMITIVGIAAAEHGFNIDGATCEITKIMAEGPRRVAEIIAVLQFPANNYSDKDKKIIERSANTCPVFYSLHPDLKKTISFNY